The DNA window CTCTGAACTTTATATTTTTACCGACTACCTGGCCGATGGCATTTTTCGTGATCATCCATCTCATTGCCACCTCAGAAAGGATCGGCCTGAACCTGTTCAGGTTCCTGCTGGGCATGGTGCTGATTGCCTTCAGTTATTTTTCCATAATGTTCTTCTTTAATTTCAGATCATGGAACTTTGATTATTTCCCCTTCGGAGCCATGAAGATGGTCACAGATTATACCGAATTGTTCCCACTGATTCCTATTGCCCTATTGCTGATCTACGCCGTTTATGACCATTTCAGAAACTACAATAAAAAAAGCCCGGTAAGCCGGTACAAATATACTTTCCTGCTGGTGTTTTCACTTGCACAGCTGATCTCCATTGTTCTGTACATGAACAAAAGCTATGAATATTTACTGCTCCTGGCCTTCCCCTCCAGTATTATCCTGAGCCGCATGCTGAGGTTTATGCCGAAATACTGGATGCAGGAAGTGAGCCTGTGGACCATTATTATAAGCCTGGTGACATTTAAAGCCGGCAATTATTTCCAATTATTTTAAAAGATTATGATTCAGATTGACGATAAATTGATTTCCGAGGAAATATTTTCCGAAGAATTTGTCTGTAACCTTACGAAATGTAAAGGTGCATGTTGCGTGGAAGGTGATGTGGGTGCCCCGCTCGATAAAGATGAGCTGGAGATCCTGGACACTATTTTTGACAAGATCAAACCTTACCTTACCCAGGAGGGCATCAAGGCCCTGGAAGAGCAGGGCACATGGACCACGGACCCGATGGACGGCATGTACGTAACCCCAATGGTGGAAGACCGTGAATGTGCCTATGTTACTTTTGATGCAAACGGCATTACGAAATGTGGCATTGAAAAAGCTTATGAAGACGGGGCGGTAGACTGGCAGAAACCTATTTCCTGCCACCTGTACCCTATCCGGATCACGGAATATTC is part of the Chryseobacterium camelliae genome and encodes:
- a CDS encoding DUF6427 family protein; its protein translation is MFKLLSKESNIFSIPVYIGFLLLVVIIFNILNFNTYEAIIESITFLGIALAYFCFHTIALNYQTHLPLFLYTFFIFGLYPGSLDIGIAVALLTNSFLLLLLTSTDEDIRKKSYVLVGSIIALNFIFLPTTWPMAFFVIIHLIATSERIGLNLFRFLLGMVLIAFSYFSIMFFFNFRSWNFDYFPFGAMKMVTDYTELFPLIPIALLLIYAVYDHFRNYNKKSPVSRYKYTFLLVFSLAQLISIVLYMNKSYEYLLLLAFPSSIILSRMLRFMPKYWMQEVSLWTIIISLVTFKAGNYFQLF
- a CDS encoding DUF3109 family protein; translation: MIQIDDKLISEEIFSEEFVCNLTKCKGACCVEGDVGAPLDKDELEILDTIFDKIKPYLTQEGIKALEEQGTWTTDPMDGMYVTPMVEDRECAYVTFDANGITKCGIEKAYEDGAVDWQKPISCHLYPIRITEYSTFTALNYHEWSVCSDACTLGRELQVPVYKFLKTPLTRKYGEEFYTVLSEAAEEWKKEYGS